Genomic segment of Danio aesculapii chromosome 25, fDanAes4.1, whole genome shotgun sequence:
TTCAAATGACAGAAGTGGAAAGAGGGTGAGAGGTAATTACTGGCATGGTTAGGCCTTAATAATGTAGCACAATATACCAGTAGCTTATAGTGTTGGTTATTACTTTGATATACCAGTTATTTGGAATAGAAATtctacataatatttcactaaatgaaaatattacaatttaacatGCAATAAATTACAaacgttcaaaaaaaaaaaaaataataataatatttacaatttgtCTGAATTTAGACTATGGAATAATTGTGAATTcatcaaaataattttgttaattcTAGAATTAATTCTGAAATTCATTTACCACTCTTGAGTCCATGCCAAAAATGCATttatcataattaattaattaatctaggAATTTAAATAGaaactaaataaacatttaattgatGACTGTTTAATTCTTTatagaatttacattttaattatgattacaaatataatatttaaatgaattaattcacCATTCTCCAGTCCATCTTCtctatttatatatgcatatgcaAATTAGTTaagaattaatataataaaaaataggaatattagatatttaataattatagatatttaagatttttttggaatataaataacatttggtaacattcattcattcattttcttttcggcttagtccctttattaatctggggtcgccacagtgaaatgaaccgccgacttatccagcatatgttttacgcagcggatgcccttccagctgcaacccatcactgggaaacactcatacaatgtcattcacacacatacactaccgtcaattttagcttacccaattcacctgtaccgcttgtctttggatttgtgggggaaaccggagcacccggaagaaacccacgcgaatgcagggagaacatgcaaactccatacagaaatgccaactgacccagccgaggctcaaaccagtgacctttttgctgtgaggcgacagcactacctactgcgccaccacgtcgccccaCATTTGGTAACatagaattaaaaacaaaaattattcttataattaaatactttatgctaagttcctgatttatcaggggttgccacagcggaatgaaccaccaattaatatgttttatggggcggatacccttccagtgcaattaaatatttataatttaaaaataactatataaatataagcacagtagcgcagtggttagcactgtcgcctcacagcaagaagacggctggttggagtcccggctgggtcagttggcatttctgtgtggagtttgcatgttctccctgtgctagcgtgggtttcctccgtgtgctccagtttcccccacagtccaaagacatgcgggatgAGTGAataggatgaactaaattgcctgtaatgtgtgtgaatgcaaaagtgtatgctgcatgaaacatatgcggGAATAATTAGcagttcatgccgctgtggcaactcctgataaataagggactaagccaaatgataataaatgaatggaatgaatatttgaatgaaataatcattgatatttttttcatttacaataatcaaacatctaaaacacacaaaaaaatcagtcAAGTGTGTATTAACAGTGTATGTCCTTGTATTTTTCAGACAGCACCTGTGCTCATCGGGGTCTCTATAGTGGTGATCACCgtcttcttcctcttcctcaaACCAGCAGGTTCCAACAGCACACCTCCAAAACCCCAAAACAAGATTCCAAAAGCCTTGCAGGACCCCAGTGTGAAATATCCATTGCCCCTCATAGAGAAAGAGGTCAGTCAGAAACTCGCAGCTTTTCTCctgcaatttaaaaacattattattgttgccACCTTTTATTTCACCTGCTATTTTCATTTCAGATTTATTTCAaagaacattttatataaatcaattatgttatgcaaaaaaattctatttaaacagttttaaaaatgttgttaaatatttaattttagtgtTTTAATCACTATTTCATactattttatttcagatttgtTCCACTCAACAAAAAACTtctgttaaaatgttttattcaatggCACTACAaacattttaagcacatttttagtATAATAGTTTTATAAACAGCTTTTAGTTGTAGTAATTCTGGTACTGCAGCTTTGATTCATTAAGTATTTAGGTTGAGATTTTTAATCTGCTGCTTCTATCTGTTATTTCACTGGTACAATGTAACgttggcctgtcacaataatcaaaatactgaCTTATCGAGCAATAAATGAACATGATGATGATCTCAATCATTTTTGGAGACCTAATTTATATCAGCCATCACATTTGCATAGAAGTGAATGACAGCATTTGATTTAATATCTGTTGGAGGTGTGAATAACCTCAGGGAACtcctttacaacaacaaaaaaatgtatacacaGTGCTCATAATTGAGTAccccccattttgaaaatgaatatttgtatcaatttctcagtgaatatgggtaatttatattggtgcatttgaacaaaacagatttaataaacagatatgtttattaaaataatattttagtcaaagaacatctttagaaatgtaaagataacacatttaaattcatgcaacatattgcaaaaaaacaatatatatatatttacatactacaatatttcaataaaattgtattttttgtttctcttgattattactatttttgaaatttttatttaatatttttccctaaaatataaatttgggctactaatttttgaatcattattgtactttattttgttagattagctccagatttgactttaGTACTGACAAAACtaacgtatatgcacaaatataatattgtaaagcatcctatagaaaatattcattaaataaaaatataaatatattcatatgctgagcactgtatacatttTCCCCCTGAaaactacagacagtttagcaaTTGTGCAAATAACCTTAGTTTCAAAGCTGCAGTCTTTTAGAAAAAGTGACAGAGCAAAATGGCCCACATTCACAaataaatttaaagtaattttaaaaggACATTTACATACTGATGTCAAAGTTTGTATTAGAactctttaaatattaaattacataatctATATAACAGAATGAAAAGGTTTGTCCCTGACAGTGCTGATATATAGTTTGCTATGGTGTTCAATAATAATTATAGGCAGGGCCggattaagaacacattgggccctcCTTTTTAACTTTTTGTACCTCACaaaagtgtatgtatgtatgtatatatatatatatatatatatatatatatatataaattgttgttattatcattgttattattattattcttaatttaCTAATACCATTtgattattgtatatttttcctattttattaaaatagacCTGCAAGTATACAAAACTAAGTAATGACATAACATGAACTTTAAAGTTCTAACAGGCtgcaaaaataaaagataaataaataaaaaaaatatatattttttgcaatacttCCTTAATTAGTGCTTTATAATGAATACTTTAAATAGGATTTTACCTTTAAAACGTTTCTTAGAACTTTATACATATCGCCTAAAGTAAAGTAATATTAGATGCATGGTTTGTATACTTGTAACcactgaaatagctaatcagaggttactgtaggtcagagTACTCTGAATATCCCTTAAAACACTGGCAACTTAAATACGGTTCATTAATAAATTAGACGTAATTTAAAGAAATTCATATGTGATTCACTGAACCATGTattaaacacccccccccccccaacccccgaTCATCAATGTATATTTTGCATCCTGCTTACAATATCACTTTTCGCATCATTTCTGTGACACTACATATCACACAACAAAATGATTTATCGTGCATTAATGCTTTTCAACAGGAAATCAATCACGACACAAAAAGATTCAGGTTTGGTCTTCCGTCCTCGTCTCATGTTCTTGGTCTCCCAATCGGTAAGACTTTGCTCTACACCTGTATCACCTGAACTTGAGCCTAATTTCACAACAGTGACTgcactttatttattcatatctTCACTCTTATGTCACAGGTCAACATATTTATTTGTCTGCAAAAGTGAATGGGAGTCTGGTTGTACGTGCTTACACCCCTGTGTCCAGTGATCAAGATCAGGGTTATGTTGATCTAGTTGTCAAGGTACTTTTCTAGTTGCAAAATGACCAGTTCATGATTTGTAGTGGGATTTAaagtttgaaatgtttttaatatctCATATCAGGTCTACTATAAAAATACTCATCCAAGCTATCCTGATGGAGGCAAAATGTCTCAGTACTTGGATAATATGAAGATTGGAGACACTATTGACTTTAGAGGTCCGAATGGATTATTGGTGTACAATGGAAATGGTAATGCTTTTATTGGTTTATTagttgctatctatctatctatctatctatctatctatctatctatctatctatctatctatctatctatctatctatctatctatctatctatccgtccgtccgtccgtccgtccgtccgtccgtccgtccatcttagtatttattattttattttaaattaacataattttttatgcttttatttactgtatcggttaaatttgacatttctaaatgtataaatatttaaatgtttctataaagtttaccatatttatatatatatatatatatatatatatatatatatatatatatatatatatatatttatttattattattattattatttttttttataaaatttttttattatatttttatattattattttttttatttaatatgaattttTATCAATTTTATGACATATTTTTAGGAATTACATTTCAACACAATATGTTTATGTTAATTATATTTTAGTAAAATTTCAGTACTTCAGCTTTcacttattttaaacatttataatttatattgcatttattattgttttgataGTTTTGGTTTATGTCAAAATGTTTagcttttagtcattttagtactttttttatttagtcttttgATCTATTTCAACTTTATTTCAATTCATATGTTTTGTAAATTTTACTGTCAATTgtattgcaattattattataaaaatgcttttataatactactataattattattattatttgtcatttgttctaaattaatttttgtataaaatgtattttttgttttagtaatttaagtacttaaacatattttaaatgtaaacttttcaCATGCTATTTTTGTGAATAATCgagcaacaaatatttttcactaATTAcgttacaattatatatatatatatatatatatatatatatatatatatatatatatatatatatatatatatatatatatatatatatatatatatatatcagaatcagaatcagaatcagaatcggttttattgccaagtgtgcttcacacacacaaggaatttgttttggctacagaagcttccagtgtacataaagtgacatgtgacaacacaaaataaatatgaagaaataaaataataataataaaaaatgatgaacattaaacagatgcggttagtgaagaaacctggatgttgagttgtatgtacagattgttataaatatacaggttataaggtgctgtgtacaagtgcgaatgtagaaagtattgcattgtatattgatataaggtgctgtgtacaagtgcgtatgagaaagtattgcacatatttattgcacagtagggtaatatttaactgttcataaggtagagagcctgaggaaagaaacttttcctgtgtctggctgtttttgtgctcggtgcttaTATACATAAACAAGATTTTAGTAGCAACTTTAGTTCTTCAACTTTGACTTGTcctgtttaaatgtttatattttatccaGATTATTTTAgtggacaattttttttatatataaatatgttatttACAATATCTTAATACACATTTCATGACATGCTGCAAAACACGCAGCCTTTCCGCTAGAGGGCGATGTCTTACTGCTTTTAGATTATTACAAACttatgtgctttttttaaaatattgaaataaaatgccTCAGACGCTGAACATATTTAACATTACAGGGAAGTTTGCTATTCGACCTGACAAAAAATCTGAAGCTGAAGTGCGGAAGTTCAAACACGTGGCCATGATTGCTGGCGGCACAGGTACAGTTTTGTGACATTTTGAACGAGCTCCAGTTATTCATAACAGGTTTCCACACTTTACTGCCAAAACAATTCATCAAGACACATTAATTAAAGAGGACCTGTTGGTTCCTTCAGGCATCACTCCAATGCTGCAGCTGATCAGGAGCATCACTGCAGATCCATCCGACAAGACCGAGTGCTCTCTGATATTCGCCAATCAGGTCAGTCACATTCATGACGGAATATTCTACAGAAGATTAACACATATCAACAAACATGATGCTGACGGTGAAATTCGCGCCCCTAATAGTTTTCTGGATACATACCTTTGTGTTGTTTTCTGATATCAATATGTAAACATCCTCAATTATTATCGAATAAATTGTTACTTTCTCAATTACTAACCCAAAACAAAAACGTCATTGTTAACTGACAGACGGATATGTGTACTAGAATGTGGTGTGGAGGAAATGTGTGACAAGATATGTCCAGGGTTTTCAGTTCTCACCCTTCCCGCTTGTAGTGAAAAAGTCTGTGTGAAGCAGAATTTGCTTTTtgaatttgagtttttttctttaaaagacGTACTTCCAAATGAAACATAATTTTAGTAGTGCCATGTCCTCACATatttcacttgcagcaaactaacgATTGAAGAGGCGTGGCTAAGCACATTTCTCTCAaaatgtcaaactgacatcattagACCACTCAGAAAAGCACTGCCattcaaatgtaaattttcaaaacttctttaaaatattttgcttactgaaatgcagtatgactttgaaatcattttaacTCTTttacaaaaaaggctttaaaaacaactgaaattgTAAAGTATataatctttttctttattgtgtgATGTATATACCTCTTctgttagtttttgttttgtgttgttgttttcttttagtCTTTCCATTTACTTTACAATATACTGTGATTATATATTCTTACCTTTcgcataataaaaaaagagaagcaCTGCCATTCCTATATGTACTGTACACACCAAAATTTCAATTTGCTTATCATACTATTACTACTTCACtgatttttacaaataataataataatttattcaaactaatgaataattactttatattactttaaagTAAAAGTTTAATCAGGATGACAAATTTCTCTGAAAACAAGAGTCTTACTGGATGAAAGGatagatttaaaaaagaaaagtgttAATTATACTAAAAAGTGAACTGGAATGACAGATTGTTCAGAAAACAATACATAATCTTAAAAGTCTAAAATAATCTACTGACaatcatttttaaagcagaaaacaAGAAGAAAACTATATGATTGtcatatgaatgtaaataaaaatataattttccaTTAAGAATACAAAAagatggctggaagggcatcgcctgcgtaaaacatgtgctggataagttggcagttcattccgctgtggcgaccccagattaataaagggactcagtcgaaaagaaaatgaatgaatacaaaaagATGAATCTGAATGAGTGATTTCTCTGAAAATAAGACATCACAAAAAAACTGATTAGGCTTAGTCGCTATTTCCTTCCCTGAATTTTTGAAACCaggtatataaaaatgtatgtaagatagtagtaaatgtaaaaatgcgACAAAAATGCAGTTAAAAATCTGAATATAATGAGTAAAAATGACAGCTTTCTCCACAGAAATGTACTGAAATAATGTACAAGAATTCCGCCAATCTGTTTTCACCAAGTAGGATATGTTCCtgcattaacatctatgttgatcctggaacaacattccaatcaaccAATTAGAATTAAGGGATATCTTTACAGTTTCTATTAAGgcattatttttaaagttatgattgggtttaggggtaggaaatAGATAGgaatatggattacattttcaaacaaaaatcatGTTCCAGGATTGACATAGATGTTAATTCAGCATCGCATCGTACTTGGTAAAATCATGACGTGCACAAGAAGTCACTTTAAATTGTACTCAAGTATTATTTTGGGGAATTTGTGCTTAAGTTCAATAATCAAGTACATTCCTCCAGTGCTTTACACCCCTGCAGTGCACCTCATTTACTGTGTGTTTGACTCCCTCAGACTGAGAAGGACATACTTTTACGTAAGGAGCTGGATGAAGTTCACAGGGATTACCCATCTAACCTCAAACTCTGGTACACACTGGACAGACCATCTGAAGgtattattaacatgtttaatCCCAAAATCCTTGCTTGCTATTTAAGATTCATCCATTGTAATCTTTATTATACATGGCTAACAGGCAAACTTCACATCTCTTTTCATATTATGTGGGTTAAATTAAGTTTTATAATCGGTACAAACATTACAACAGTGTGTTATCTTCTGGTCACAATTAGGCAAATTTATACCTTACCTGGAAGTAGCAAATACATGAACTGATCTGGTCGTGTGACATATAGTACATTTATATGGACAACAAAATTTAGATATTAACGCAATTAAGAcagtctatcatgtaaacaggtttttgatgaccttaatccagCTAAAGTCATACTCAAAGTAAACTAAAATTTAGATATATAAATTAAgatatataagcaatatcacactcatagcagtgcgatatagctgtaaatcggcactggtgggaggcatgcgttggctCAAGGCCACAGGCCAAGTGCTTTAGTGTCcacatacagccatattgcactgctatgagtgtaatattacgtttatacaacagttcgatggcacaatcatgtatataaaaaagaaaatcaaacacggagagtctcaaaaacccttttgtacgaggaactactttcttccgtcattcattcacatctgcagctgatgtcagaacagcagaaaccattgctcattcactaatgtcactttagagctagtatttgaatgattctctagcgtaatgtct
This window contains:
- the LOC130219898 gene encoding NADH-cytochrome b5 reductase 2 gives rise to the protein MDILTAPVLIGVSIVVITVFFLFLKPAGSNSTPPKPQNKIPKALQDPSVKYPLPLIEKEEINHDTKRFRFGLPSSSHVLGLPIGQHIYLSAKVNGSLVVRAYTPVSSDQDQGYVDLVVKVYYKNTHPSYPDGGKMSQYLDNMKIGDTIDFRGPNGLLVYNGNGKFAIRPDKKSEAEVRKFKHVAMIAGGTGITPMLQLIRSITADPSDKTECSLIFANQTEKDILLRKELDEVHRDYPSNLKLWYTLDRPSEGWKYSEGFVNAAMMKDHLPPADSDVLVVMCGPPAMIEKACLPNLLKLGYKKENIFAY